The following coding sequences are from one Primulina eburnea isolate SZY01 chromosome 15, ASM2296580v1, whole genome shotgun sequence window:
- the LOC140813948 gene encoding phosphoribulokinase, chloroplastic-like, with protein sequence MAVCTVYTAQSLNSISTPPKTHLGFNQKQVIFYTNTKRKSPNSKRSFTEISCSADKTVVIGLAADSGCGKSTFMRRLTSVFGGAAEPPKGGNPDSNTLISDTTTVICLDDYHSLDRTGRKEKGVTALDPRANNFDLMYEQVKAIKDGVAVDKPIYNHVSGLLDPPELIKPPKILVIEGLHPMYDARVRDLLDFSIYLDISNEVKFAWKIQRDMAERGHSLESIKASIEARKPDFDAYIDPQKQYADVVIEVLPTQLIPDDNEGKVLRVRLIMKEGVKYFNPVYLFDEGSTINWIPCGRKLTCSYPGIKFAYSPDVFYGNEVSVLEMDGQFDRLDELIYVESHLSNISTKFYGEITQQMLKHSDFPGSSNGTGLFQTIVGLKIRDLFEQIVAARAAAPMAASKA encoded by the exons ATGGCGGTCTGTACAGTCTACACAGCTCAATCCCTCAACTCAATCTCCACACCACCAAAAACCCACTTGGGATTCAACCAGAAACAAGTAATTTTCTACACAAACACCAAGAGAAAATCCCCCAACAGCAAGAGGTCCTTCACTGAAATCTCATGCTCAGCTGACAAAACAGTAGTGATCGGCTTAGCTGCCGATTCTGGCTGCGGGAAGAGCACTTTCATGCGGCGGCTGACGAGTGTCTTCGGTGGCGCTGCCGAGCCACCCAAAGGCGGAAATCCTGACTCAAACACACTCATAAGTGACACCACCACCGTGATATGCTTGGATGATTACCATTCGCTCGATAGAACCGGAAGAAAAGAGAAGGGAGTGACTGCTCTGGACCCCAGAGCCAATAACTTTGATCTTATGTACGAACAGGTTAAGGCCATTAAAGATGGAGTTGCTGTGGATAAGCCTATCTACAATCATGTTTCTGGTTTGTTGGATCCTCCTGAATTGATCAAGCCCCCCAAGATTCTCGTTATCGAAGGACTACACCCCAT GTACGATGCGCGTGTTAGAGATCTCTTGGACTTCAGCATTTACTTGGACATCAGTAATGAAGTTAAATTTGCATGGAAAATTCAG AGAGATATGGCAGAAAGAGGACACAGCCTTGAAAGCATCAAAGCTAGTATCGAAGCTCGGAAACCAGATTTTGACGCTTATATTG ATCCACAGAAGCAATATGCAGATGTTGTGATAGAAGTGTTGCCCACACAACTGATACCGGATGACAATGAGGGGAAGGTATTGAGAGTGAGGCTGATAATGAAAGAAGGGGTGAAGTACTTCAACCCAGTGTACCTATTTGATGAAGGATCCACCATCAACTGGATACCCTGTGGCAGGAAGCTAACATGCTCCTACCCCGGAATCAAATTCGCTTACAGCCCCGACGTCTTCTACGGCAACGAG GTCTCGGTGTTGGAAATGGATGGCCAATTCGACAGATTGGATGAACTCATTTACGTCGAGAGCCATCTGAGCAACATCTCGACTAAATTCTATGGAGAGATCACACAACAGATGTTGAAGCATTCGGATTTCCCAGGCAGCAGCAACGGAACAGGTCTGTTCCAAACGATTGTTGGCTTGAAGATCAGAGACCTATTCGAGCAAATTGTTGCAGCCAGGGCTGCAGCACCTATGGCAGCTTCAAAGGCATGA